The following coding sequences lie in one Bacteroides helcogenes P 36-108 genomic window:
- a CDS encoding DUF6340 family protein, producing MGKHHYCLFLTSMLLLGSCQSVEQLSIDYMLPAEVSFPSALKRVAVVNNMPETPDNKIIISQQEKKKSENEIARLTNYYNGNAKVTTEALAESLAKENYFDEVVICDSALRSKDIIPRESTLNQEEVDELIRNLGADFLIALENIQMRATRKISYIPDWGAFHGTVDVKVYPTVKVYLPNRKGAMVTINCNDSIFWEEVESGEASVRARLISESNMIKQASEFAGTVPVKYLLPHWKTANRYFFRGGSINMRDAAVYVKEGNWAEAIKLWKKDIGTKKKKQTMYAAYNIALGYEMQDSINTATEWALKAQAIAHEIDKIDEKQSKGITLESVPNYLFTTLFVNELQERKEGLMRLNAQMNRFKED from the coding sequence ATGGGCAAACATCACTATTGTCTGTTTTTGACAAGCATGCTGCTTTTGGGTAGTTGCCAAAGCGTAGAGCAACTGTCTATAGACTACATGCTTCCGGCAGAGGTCAGTTTTCCGTCTGCCCTGAAACGGGTAGCTGTCGTCAATAATATGCCGGAAACTCCCGACAACAAGATTATTATCAGCCAACAAGAAAAGAAAAAGAGTGAAAATGAGATAGCCCGACTCACCAATTATTACAACGGAAACGCAAAAGTAACAACCGAGGCTCTGGCAGAATCCTTAGCTAAGGAAAATTACTTTGATGAAGTAGTGATTTGTGATTCAGCTCTCCGCAGTAAAGACATTATTCCACGAGAAAGCACACTGAACCAAGAAGAAGTAGATGAACTTATCCGAAATCTGGGTGCAGACTTCCTTATAGCACTGGAAAATATACAGATGCGTGCTACCCGTAAAATCAGTTATATACCAGATTGGGGAGCTTTCCATGGAACAGTAGATGTAAAGGTATATCCCACTGTAAAAGTATATTTACCCAATCGTAAGGGAGCTATGGTCACTATAAACTGTAATGACAGTATCTTTTGGGAAGAAGTGGAAAGTGGAGAAGCATCCGTACGTGCCCGCCTTATCAGCGAAAGCAATATGATAAAGCAAGCCTCCGAATTTGCTGGAACTGTACCTGTAAAGTATCTCCTTCCTCACTGGAAAACAGCCAACCGTTACTTTTTCAGGGGAGGCTCCATAAACATGCGTGATGCTGCCGTATATGTCAAAGAAGGAAATTGGGCCGAAGCCATCAAACTGTGGAAAAAGGATATTGGGACAAAGAAAAAGAAACAGACAATGTACGCTGCCTATAACATAGCTTTGGGCTATGAAATGCAGGACAGTATAAATACAGCCACGGAGTGGGCACTCAAAGCACAAGCCATCGCCCACGAAATAGACAAAATTGACGAAAAGCAAAGCAAGGGAATCACTCTTGAATCTGTTCCCAATTATCTTTTCACAACCCTATTTGTAAACGAATTACAAGAAAGAAAAGAGGGCTTAATGCGCTTGAATGCCCAAATGAACCGATTCAAGGAGGACTAA
- the secA gene encoding preprotein translocase subunit SecA — MGFNEFLSSIFGNKSTRDMKEIQPWVEKIKAAFPEVAKLDNDALRAKTEELKAYIRDSATEQRAKVEELKASVENTELEQREDIFNQIDKIEKDILEIYEKALDEVLPVAFSIVKETAKRFAENEEVTVTATEFDRQLAATKDFVRIEDDKAIYRNHWVAGGNDTVWNMIHYDVQLFGGVVLHKGKIAEMATGEGKTLVATLPVFLNALTGNGVHVVTVNDYLAKRDSEWMGPLYMFHGLSVDCIDKHQPNSDARRKAYMADITFGTNNEFGFDYLRDNMAISPKDLVQRQHNYAIVDEVDSVLIDDARTPLIISGPVPKGDDQLFEQLRPQVERLVEAQKKLATQYLADAKRLIVSNDKKEVEEGFLALYRSHKCLPKNKALIKFLSEQGIKAGMLKTEEIYMEQNNKRMHEVTDPLFFVIDEKLNSVDLTDKGVDLISGNAEDPTFFVLPDITAQLSELENEKDLTDEQRLEKKDALMTNYAIKSERVHTINQLLKAYTMFEKDDEYVVIDGQVKIVDEQTGRIMEGRRYSDGLHQAIEAKEGVKVEAATQTFATITLQNYFRMYHKLSGMTGTAETEAGELWDIYKLDVVVIPTNRPIARNDMNDRVYKTKREKYKAVIEEIEKMVEAGRPVLVGTTSVEISEMLSKMLTMRKIEHSVLNAKLHQKEADIVAKAGLSCAVTIATNMAGRGTDIKLSPEVKAAGGLAIIGTERHESRRVDRQLRGRAGRQGDPGSSVFFVSLEDNLMRLFASDRIASVMDKLGFKEGEMIEANMISKSIERAQKKVEENNFGIRKRLLEYDDVMNKQRTVVYTKRRHALMGERIGMDIVNMIWDRCAAAIEAPDYENCKMDLLQNIAMEAPFTEEEFRNEKKENLAEKTFDAAMELFKRKTERMAQVAYPVIKQVYETQGHMYENILIPITDGKRMYNISCSLKAAYESQCKEVVKSFEKSILLHVIDEAWKENLRELDDLKHSVQNASYEQKDPLLIYKLESVNLFDAMVDKINNQTISILMRGQIPVQEAPAEAPQAPRQVEVRQAAPEQRQDMSKYHEQKTDLNDPNQQAAAAQDTREQPKREPIRAEKTVGRNDPCPCGSGKKYKNCHGKNA, encoded by the coding sequence ATGGGATTCAATGAATTTTTAAGCTCGATTTTCGGCAATAAATCCACACGCGACATGAAAGAGATACAGCCGTGGGTGGAAAAAATCAAAGCCGCTTTTCCGGAAGTGGCCAAACTTGATAATGACGCTCTACGCGCCAAGACAGAAGAACTGAAAGCTTATATCCGCGATTCGGCCACCGAACAGCGAGCCAAAGTAGAGGAACTGAAAGCAAGTGTCGAAAACACCGAACTGGAACAGCGTGAAGATATCTTTAACCAGATTGACAAAATAGAAAAAGATATTCTGGAGATTTACGAAAAAGCATTGGACGAGGTACTCCCCGTAGCTTTCTCTATCGTAAAAGAAACAGCCAAACGCTTTGCCGAGAATGAAGAAGTGACTGTTACCGCCACAGAATTTGACCGCCAGCTTGCCGCAACCAAAGATTTCGTACGCATCGAGGACGACAAGGCTATCTACCGGAACCACTGGGTTGCCGGAGGCAACGACACGGTATGGAACATGATACATTACGATGTACAGTTATTCGGTGGCGTGGTATTGCATAAAGGTAAAATCGCAGAAATGGCGACAGGTGAAGGAAAGACACTGGTAGCTACCCTGCCGGTATTCCTGAATGCCCTCACCGGAAACGGTGTACACGTGGTGACAGTGAACGACTACCTGGCAAAACGTGACTCCGAATGGATGGGGCCTCTCTATATGTTCCACGGGCTGAGCGTGGATTGCATCGACAAGCATCAACCTAACTCCGATGCCCGCCGCAAAGCTTATATGGCCGACATCACTTTCGGTACAAACAATGAATTCGGCTTCGATTACCTTCGCGACAACATGGCTATCAGTCCGAAAGACTTGGTACAACGCCAGCACAACTATGCCATTGTCGATGAGGTGGACTCTGTATTGATTGACGATGCACGTACTCCGCTGATTATTTCCGGACCTGTTCCCAAAGGCGACGACCAACTCTTTGAGCAACTTCGCCCCCAGGTTGAACGTCTGGTAGAAGCCCAAAAAAAGCTGGCTACCCAATACCTTGCTGACGCCAAACGCCTGATTGTTTCAAACGACAAAAAAGAGGTGGAAGAAGGCTTCCTTGCCTTGTACCGCAGCCACAAATGCTTGCCAAAAAACAAAGCGTTAATCAAGTTCCTCAGTGAGCAAGGCATCAAAGCCGGCATGCTGAAGACTGAGGAAATCTACATGGAGCAGAACAACAAGCGTATGCACGAAGTGACAGACCCTCTGTTCTTCGTCATCGACGAAAAACTGAACAGTGTGGACTTGACGGACAAAGGTGTGGATCTGATAAGCGGCAACGCGGAAGATCCTACATTCTTCGTATTACCTGATATCACTGCCCAACTTTCTGAGCTGGAAAATGAAAAAGACCTGACAGATGAACAGCGCCTCGAAAAGAAAGATGCACTGATGACCAACTATGCTATCAAGAGCGAACGCGTACACACCATTAACCAGTTGCTGAAAGCTTACACTATGTTTGAGAAAGATGACGAATATGTAGTCATCGATGGGCAGGTGAAAATTGTGGATGAGCAAACCGGACGTATCATGGAAGGCCGCCGCTACTCCGATGGTCTGCATCAGGCTATCGAGGCCAAAGAAGGTGTAAAAGTAGAAGCCGCCACACAAACTTTTGCAACTATCACATTGCAGAACTACTTCCGTATGTATCACAAGCTGTCCGGTATGACCGGTACTGCCGAAACGGAAGCCGGCGAACTATGGGACATCTACAAACTGGATGTCGTGGTAATTCCGACTAACCGTCCGATAGCCCGTAATGACATGAATGACCGCGTTTATAAGACCAAGCGCGAAAAGTATAAGGCCGTTATCGAAGAAATAGAAAAGATGGTAGAAGCCGGACGTCCCGTCCTGGTAGGTACTACTTCCGTAGAGATCTCCGAAATGCTGAGCAAGATGCTGACTATGCGCAAAATAGAGCATAGTGTACTGAATGCCAAATTACACCAGAAAGAGGCGGATATTGTAGCCAAGGCCGGTCTGAGTTGCGCCGTAACCATTGCCACCAACATGGCAGGTCGTGGAACCGACATCAAACTGAGTCCGGAAGTGAAAGCTGCCGGCGGTCTTGCCATCATCGGTACAGAACGCCATGAAAGCCGTCGTGTGGACCGCCAGTTGCGTGGTCGTGCCGGACGTCAAGGAGATCCCGGATCTTCTGTATTTTTCGTATCGCTGGAAGACAATCTGATGCGTCTGTTTGCTTCTGACCGAATTGCCAGTGTAATGGATAAGCTCGGATTTAAGGAAGGAGAAATGATTGAAGCCAACATGATTTCCAAGTCCATCGAACGTGCCCAAAAGAAAGTGGAGGAAAATAACTTTGGTATCCGTAAACGTCTGCTGGAATACGATGATGTAATGAACAAACAGCGTACAGTAGTCTATACCAAACGTCGTCACGCCCTGATGGGTGAACGCATCGGCATGGATATTGTAAATATGATTTGGGATCGTTGTGCTGCCGCCATTGAGGCTCCCGATTATGAAAACTGCAAGATGGATCTGTTGCAAAACATTGCAATGGAAGCTCCTTTTACCGAAGAAGAATTCAGGAACGAAAAGAAAGAGAACCTTGCTGAAAAAACATTTGATGCCGCTATGGAACTCTTCAAACGCAAGACAGAGCGCATGGCACAGGTTGCCTATCCGGTAATCAAGCAAGTGTATGAAACTCAAGGCCACATGTATGAGAATATCCTTATTCCCATCACGGACGGTAAACGTATGTACAATATTTCTTGCAGCCTGAAAGCTGCTTACGAAAGCCAATGCAAGGAAGTTGTCAAATCGTTTGAGAAGTCTATCCTGCTGCACGTCATCGACGAGGCATGGAAAGAGAACCTGCGTGAACTGGATGATCTGAAACATTCCGTACAGAATGCAAGCTACGAACAGAAAGATCCGTTGCTGATTTACAAACTGGAATCCGTGAACCTTTTCGATGCGATGGTTGACAAAATCAACAACCAGACCATCTCTATCCTGATGCGCGGACAAATCCCGGTACAAGAGGCTCCGGCTGAAGCGCCTCAGGCTCCCCGTCAGGTAGAAGTTCGTCAGGCTGCCCCCGAACAGCGTCAGGACATGAGCAAGTATCATGAACAAAAAACCGATCTGAACGATCCGAACCAACAGGCTGCCGCTGCACAAGATACCAGAGAACAGCCCAAACGTGAACCGATCCGTGCAGAAAAGACAGTAGGGCGCAACGATCCTTGTCCTTGCGGAAGTGGCAAAAAGTATAAGAATTGCCACGGGAAAAATGCATAG
- a CDS encoding alkaline phosphatase family protein — MKKGLVTSILALTFIGLHAQPQPVLPKLMVMLTIDQLRTDYMEAFSSLYGEKGFKRLMHEGRVFRQIEFPFCGIDRASAIAAIYTGSTPSINGIIAENWLDANTLRPVNCVDDSGFMGNYTDESSAPSQLLTSTLADELKIATRNKGLVYAIAPFRDAAILSAGHAGNGAFWLNEKTGKWCSTTYYNEFPWWLNQYNDRKSPDYRIKDMVWVPTHPITSYTFLPEWRTEPFKYKLDSERNNKYRRLITSPFINEEVNLLTEELINKSTIGQDETPDLLSLTYYAGNYNHHSTQECAMEMQDTYVRLDRSISSLLDLIDRKIGLHNVLFCVTSTGYTDPEAADPNVYRVPGGEFHMNRCSTLLNMYLMATYGEGQYVEAYYNQQIYLNHKLIENKQLNLAEIQEKAAGFLVQFSGVNEVYSAQRLLLGPWSPQTERIRNGFHRKRSGDLLIEVLPGWTIMQENSNDNRIIRTADIPAPLILIGGGIKAETIRIPVSVSCIAPTLASVMRIRAPNASTASPLKF; from the coding sequence ATGAAAAAAGGACTGGTAACTTCCATACTTGCATTGACATTTATCGGTCTGCATGCTCAGCCACAGCCGGTACTGCCCAAGTTGATGGTAATGCTCACCATCGACCAACTGCGCACAGACTATATGGAAGCATTCTCGTCTCTTTACGGAGAAAAAGGATTCAAACGGCTGATGCATGAAGGCAGAGTATTCCGCCAGATAGAATTTCCATTCTGCGGAATAGACCGCGCTTCCGCCATTGCAGCCATCTACACAGGAAGTACGCCTTCCATCAACGGAATCATTGCCGAAAATTGGCTGGATGCCAACACACTGCGCCCGGTGAACTGCGTGGACGATTCCGGTTTTATGGGCAACTATACCGACGAAAGCAGCGCCCCTTCACAACTGCTGACCTCTACCCTGGCCGATGAACTGAAAATAGCCACGCGCAACAAGGGCTTGGTTTATGCCATCGCCCCTTTTCGTGACGCTGCTATCCTAAGCGCAGGACATGCCGGCAACGGAGCTTTCTGGCTCAATGAGAAAACAGGTAAGTGGTGTAGTACCACTTACTACAATGAGTTTCCTTGGTGGCTGAATCAATATAACGACAGGAAATCGCCCGACTACCGCATCAAAGACATGGTGTGGGTTCCGACACACCCCATCACCAGCTATACATTCCTACCAGAATGGAGAACGGAGCCCTTTAAATATAAGTTGGACAGCGAACGGAATAATAAATACCGGCGTCTGATTACAAGTCCCTTCATCAATGAAGAGGTCAATCTGCTCACTGAAGAACTGATAAACAAGAGCACCATAGGCCAGGATGAAACGCCCGACTTGCTGTCACTGACCTATTATGCCGGAAATTACAACCACCACAGCACACAAGAATGCGCTATGGAAATGCAAGATACCTATGTGCGGCTGGATCGCAGTATTTCCTCCTTACTGGACCTCATAGACCGTAAGATAGGTCTGCACAACGTACTCTTCTGCGTCACTTCCACCGGCTATACCGACCCGGAAGCTGCCGACCCGAATGTTTACCGCGTGCCCGGAGGAGAATTCCACATGAACCGTTGCTCCACCTTGCTGAATATGTATCTCATGGCGACTTATGGCGAAGGGCAGTATGTGGAGGCTTATTATAACCAACAGATTTACCTCAATCATAAACTCATTGAAAACAAGCAACTGAATCTCGCCGAGATACAAGAGAAAGCCGCAGGATTCCTCGTACAATTCAGTGGCGTGAATGAAGTATATTCCGCACAACGCTTGCTTTTGGGTCCTTGGTCACCTCAAACAGAACGCATACGTAACGGCTTCCACCGCAAACGTTCCGGTGACTTGCTGATTGAAGTGTTGCCGGGATGGACCATCATGCAGGAAAACAGCAATGACAACCGAATAATACGAACTGCTGATATTCCCGCCCCTCTCATCCTGATAGGCGGCGGCATAAAGGCAGAAACCATCCGCATACCTGTCAGCGTCAGTTGCATTGCTCCCACTCTGGCAAGTGTGATGCGCATCCGTGCCCCAAATGCCAGCACAGCCTCCCCTCTTAAATTCTAA
- a CDS encoding DUF4105 domain-containing protein, with amino-acid sequence MKQNWFVILCNIILFFSPCATIAQTQAPQKDIPDSIRISLLTCAPGGEIYYLFGHTAIRYENFTHGIDAVFNYGIFDFNAPYFIFRFALGSTDYQLGATNYKHFASEYYALGRDVWQQTLNLTQDEKERLISQLEDNYQPENRVYRYNFFYDNCATRPRDQIERAIDGTLQYADNMTDSSTGITYRDLLHKYSEGHLWSRLGMDLCMGSKADRPISRREMMFVPFNVQEYFNAAHIIDKEGKARPLVTSEEKIVVTGKTAADFQTGGITPVQSALLLLLLVIIATYYGISRGKTLWGIDAILFATAGAAGCILAFLTFFSEHPAVSPNYLLFVFHPLHIFCLPCMLNRVRKRKLSRYMLGNLVTLTLFISFWAIIPQKFPIAVLPLALCLLIRSTSNLVLTYKQKE; translated from the coding sequence ATGAAACAGAACTGGTTTGTTATCTTATGCAACATTATTTTATTCTTCAGCCCTTGCGCAACTATCGCCCAAACGCAAGCACCGCAGAAGGATATCCCCGATTCCATACGCATCAGTCTGTTGACATGTGCCCCGGGCGGTGAAATCTATTATCTTTTCGGACATACTGCAATACGCTACGAAAACTTCACACATGGCATTGACGCCGTTTTCAATTACGGGATATTCGATTTCAACGCACCCTACTTCATCTTTCGCTTTGCCCTGGGAAGCACCGACTATCAATTGGGAGCCACAAACTATAAGCACTTTGCTTCCGAATATTATGCTTTGGGACGTGACGTCTGGCAACAGACGTTGAATCTCACACAAGATGAGAAAGAGAGACTTATAAGTCAGTTGGAGGACAACTATCAACCTGAGAACCGGGTGTATCGTTACAACTTTTTTTACGACAATTGCGCCACCCGTCCGCGCGACCAAATAGAGAGAGCTATTGATGGCACACTGCAATACGCTGACAACATGACTGATAGTAGTACGGGAATCACCTACCGAGACTTATTACACAAATATAGCGAAGGTCACTTATGGTCACGTTTAGGCATGGACCTGTGCATGGGAAGCAAAGCAGACAGGCCCATCAGCCGGAGAGAAATGATGTTCGTTCCCTTCAATGTGCAGGAGTATTTTAATGCCGCCCATATCATTGACAAGGAAGGAAAAGCCCGCCCATTGGTCACCTCTGAAGAGAAAATCGTGGTAACAGGAAAAACCGCCGCAGACTTCCAGACCGGAGGAATCACACCAGTGCAATCAGCCCTCTTATTATTGCTACTTGTCATCATCGCTACTTATTATGGGATTAGTCGAGGAAAAACACTGTGGGGAATTGATGCTATATTATTTGCCACCGCCGGAGCAGCAGGATGCATATTGGCTTTTCTAACTTTCTTCTCAGAGCATCCGGCAGTGAGCCCCAACTACCTGCTGTTCGTATTCCATCCACTACACATCTTCTGCCTTCCTTGCATGCTGAACAGAGTGCGAAAAAGAAAATTAAGCCGCTACATGCTGGGCAATCTTGTAACTTTAACTCTTTTTATAAGTTTTTGGGCGATAATTCCACAGAAATTCCCGATAGCCGTGCTACCTTTGGCACTGTGTTTGCTGATACGTTCTACAAGCAACCTTGTTCTCACATACAAACAAAAAGAATGA
- a CDS encoding type III pantothenate kinase encodes MNLVVDIGNTVAKIAVFDGQNMVEVVYDSNQTLEHLDEMCRKYMLEKAVFTTVVTLSQQVLARIGQLSIPVLWLDENTPLPVKNLYETPQTLGYDRMAAVIGAYEQSPGRDILVIDAGTCITYEFIDAAGRYHGGNISPGMRMRFEALHRFTGKLPLVSFEGRKLFMGKDTDTAIRAGVLKGIEYEMAGYIMAMKHKYPELLVFLTGGDDFSFDTNLKSIIFADRFLVLKGLNRILNYNNDRI; translated from the coding sequence GTGAATCTCGTTGTTGATATAGGAAATACGGTTGCTAAGATAGCGGTATTCGATGGGCAGAATATGGTAGAGGTGGTATATGATTCCAACCAAACCTTAGAGCATCTGGATGAAATGTGCCGTAAATACATGCTTGAAAAGGCTGTTTTTACTACGGTTGTCACTTTGAGCCAACAAGTTCTGGCAAGGATAGGCCAGTTGTCCATCCCGGTGTTGTGGCTGGATGAAAATACGCCGCTCCCGGTGAAAAATCTCTACGAAACACCTCAAACATTGGGATATGACCGTATGGCAGCGGTGATTGGAGCTTATGAGCAGTCTCCGGGCAGGGATATATTGGTAATTGATGCCGGTACTTGCATTACTTACGAATTTATTGATGCGGCCGGCCGTTATCACGGTGGAAACATCTCTCCCGGCATGAGGATGCGGTTTGAGGCTCTTCATCGGTTCACCGGGAAGTTGCCGCTGGTTTCTTTTGAAGGACGGAAATTGTTTATGGGGAAAGATACCGATACGGCAATTCGTGCCGGAGTGTTGAAGGGCATTGAATATGAAATGGCAGGCTACATTATGGCTATGAAACATAAATATCCTGAACTTTTGGTTTTTTTAACGGGCGGGGATGATTTTTCTTTTGATACAAACTTAAAAAGTATCATCTTTGCAGACAGATTTTTAGTGTTGAAAGGATTAAATAGAATTTTAAACTATAATAATGATAGGATATAG
- a CDS encoding tetratricopeptide repeat protein, producing the protein MKIKTLVAVLLLSGGVTSTFAQSENCNSNSSISHEAVKAGNFKDAYVPCMAVLKDCPTLRYYTFKDAILILTHFMQEIKDRNSADYKKYFDELMNVYDVRMQYLPEFSKKYKSGIPTPADALGTKAVDYLQYAPAPDLNMAYAWLKESVDGSKSESSAAVLHYFLQTSMEKVKADNNHTDQFFQDYIDASKYADDAIAAETDEGKKTNLQAIKDNLVAMFVNSGVADCESLQNIYGPKVEENKTDSVFLKKTISILKMMKCNESEAYFKASEYMYRINPTADAAVGVAYMYYKKSDYNNAVKYFDEALTKETDSAKKAEMAYITAAALMQAKKLSQARNYCQKAISYNENYGEPYILLAQMYGSSPNWSDEPALNKCTYFVVIDKLQRAKAVDPSVASKANELIATYARHTPQAKDLFMLGYKAGDRITIGGWIGESTTIR; encoded by the coding sequence ATGAAAATTAAAACGCTTGTGGCTGTTTTGCTCCTTTCGGGTGGAGTGACCAGTACTTTCGCACAAAGTGAAAATTGTAATTCAAACAGTAGCATTTCGCACGAAGCCGTAAAAGCAGGTAACTTTAAAGATGCTTATGTTCCGTGTATGGCGGTGCTGAAAGATTGCCCGACTTTGCGATATTATACTTTTAAGGATGCAATTCTCATTCTGACGCACTTCATGCAAGAAATTAAAGATCGTAATTCTGCTGATTATAAGAAGTATTTCGATGAGTTGATGAATGTGTATGACGTGAGAATGCAGTATTTGCCTGAGTTTTCTAAAAAGTATAAAAGCGGAATACCTACTCCGGCTGATGCTTTAGGAACAAAGGCGGTTGATTATTTGCAATATGCGCCTGCTCCGGATCTTAATATGGCATACGCTTGGCTGAAAGAGTCCGTTGATGGTTCCAAGAGTGAAAGTTCTGCCGCTGTTCTTCATTATTTTTTGCAGACTTCAATGGAAAAGGTAAAAGCTGACAATAATCATACGGATCAGTTTTTTCAAGATTACATCGATGCCTCTAAGTATGCGGACGATGCGATAGCTGCGGAAACAGATGAAGGTAAAAAGACTAATCTGCAAGCTATAAAAGATAATTTAGTTGCCATGTTTGTCAACAGTGGTGTTGCTGACTGTGAGTCTTTGCAGAATATCTATGGTCCTAAGGTTGAAGAGAATAAAACAGATTCTGTATTCTTGAAGAAGACCATCTCTATTTTGAAGATGATGAAGTGTAATGAGAGCGAAGCTTACTTCAAGGCTTCTGAATATATGTACAGAATTAATCCGACCGCAGATGCAGCCGTAGGGGTAGCATACATGTATTATAAGAAAAGCGACTATAATAATGCTGTGAAGTATTTTGACGAGGCTTTGACTAAGGAAACAGATTCTGCCAAGAAAGCCGAAATGGCATATATCACTGCGGCTGCTTTGATGCAGGCCAAGAAATTGTCACAGGCAAGAAATTATTGTCAGAAGGCTATCAGTTATAATGAGAATTATGGTGAACCTTATATCCTTTTGGCGCAAATGTATGGCTCAAGCCCTAATTGGAGTGATGAACCGGCATTGAATAAGTGTACTTACTTTGTTGTTATAGATAAGCTGCAACGTGCAAAGGCAGTAGATCCAAGTGTGGCAAGCAAGGCTAATGAACTTATTGCAACCTATGCACGGCATACTCCGCAGGCTAAAGATCTTTTCATGTTGGGCTATAAAGCCGGTGACCGTATCACTATTGGCGGTTGGATAGGTGAATCTACAACCATTAGATAA
- the lptC gene encoding LPS export ABC transporter periplasmic protein LptC, with protein sequence MSLKPINVIFYRHISITIALGAMVMLLLFSACSGRKKELGAAITERDSLPVMDTRGVTTLVSDSGITRYRIKTEEWLVFDRKNPPYWAFEKGVYLEKFDSLFRVEASIKADTAYFYNKEELWKLMGNVDIKNLKGERFNTELLYWDQRKQKVYSDRFIRIEQPDRIITGRGFESNQQMTVYTIHQPEGIFYVDEEAATVDSLKTDTVN encoded by the coding sequence ATGTCGTTAAAACCCATTAACGTTATTTTTTACAGACATATAAGCATAACCATTGCCCTTGGGGCAATGGTTATGCTTCTTTTATTTTCTGCCTGCTCAGGACGTAAGAAAGAATTGGGAGCCGCTATCACCGAACGTGATTCTTTGCCCGTGATGGATACCCGCGGAGTAACTACTTTGGTTTCAGATTCCGGAATTACTCGTTATCGCATCAAGACGGAGGAGTGGCTGGTTTTTGATCGTAAGAATCCTCCTTATTGGGCATTTGAGAAGGGAGTCTATCTGGAAAAGTTTGATTCTTTGTTTCGGGTGGAAGCGAGCATTAAGGCCGACACCGCTTACTTCTATAATAAGGAGGAATTATGGAAGTTGATGGGTAATGTAGATATAAAGAATTTGAAAGGAGAACGCTTTAATACAGAATTGTTATATTGGGACCAAAGGAAGCAGAAAGTTTATTCGGACAGGTTTATACGGATAGAACAACCGGATCGCATTATAACCGGACGTGGCTTTGAATCCAATCAGCAAATGACTGTTTATACTATTCATCAGCCGGAAGGCATTTTTTATGTGGATGAGGAAGCTGCCACTGTTGATAGCCTTAAAACTGATACCGTCAATTGA